The Salegentibacter mishustinae genomic interval AGCTAAGCTAATCCTCCCAGATTATGCTGAGCGTATGCGCCCCTTTCATTAGGCAATGTTCTTTAAAAGGAAGTTCTGCTTGACCGGAAAATTTTATATCAAACCAGTCCATAGCAAATACTGGTTCAGTGCGTGAGGATACCCTACCCATCGAAAAATATTCTCCCGCGACCGTATCTTCAGGAAGTCTATCCTTACCATATTTTAACCATCTAAATTTAAAATCAAATGATGACCAGAACCACTTAATTTTGCCTTTATAAGCATAAACAACCATTATAGGCTGATTGCCAATAGCGCAAAACCTAAGTGCAGTTGCTGTTTTACTGGTTCCATATTTTTTTGACAGCTCTTCTATTATTCTAAATTCAAATTTTTTCCGATAACAATATTTTCTAAATCCAACTTCAGGCATCAATAAACAAGAAGAAAAATAATCTGCTTGTCTTTCCGCCCTATTTCTACTTTGAAATCCAGTAATTGAACAATGACTAGGTGAAAGTCCTTTGAGTAGTGAATTTCTATGATCGTCTATAAAATAGTGACCTAGTTCGTGTCCAAAAGTAAACCGGGCTCTTTCCGAGTAGGCTTGAGATAACCTGTCTAAGTTTATGAAAATATGGAAATTATTATGCTCACATTCAAGAAGACCATCAAATGAGTCTGAGTAATTGCCAAAACTGTAAGATATATTATTCTTTTCAGCGATTAATATGGGATCGACTTGCCCATTTGGAAAGTAGTAATCAGCAATACCACTAGCCAATTCATTAAGTTCTTCAACATCGCTACGTGAAAGGAATTCATTTTTTCTTGGCATTTCTCTTGTCCTTATTCATTTGCTGTCTATCTTTCTCAGATATTTTTTTACCATCTCTTGCCGCCATAGCTAAGTTTTTTGAAGCCTTGTTTTCAGATTTCTCAATGGATATAACCTTAGCAGAAGATTTATTTCCAGAAATAATATCTGCTATGTCAGGCCACCTTTTTGGAGTTACATACCCATCACTAAATTTTTTTTCAAATGCCTTAATTTCATCTGAATTTTTAGGTGTAGAATATCCGTGCTTTCTCAAGAGCTTTCCAATGTCTTTTTTATTAGATGT includes:
- a CDS encoding ImmA/IrrE family metallo-endopeptidase, encoding MPRKNEFLSRSDVEELNELASGIADYYFPNGQVDPILIAEKNNISYSFGNYSDSFDGLLECEHNNFHIFINLDRLSQAYSERARFTFGHELGHYFIDDHRNSLLKGLSPSHCSITGFQSRNRAERQADYFSSCLLMPEVGFRKYCYRKKFEFRIIEELSKKYGTSKTATALRFCAIGNQPIMVVYAYKGKIKWFWSSFDFKFRWLKYGKDRLPEDTVAGEYFSMGRVSSRTEPVFAMDWFDIKFSGQAELPFKEHCLMKGAHTLSIIWED